GTGAGAGGCGTGTTAAAGAGGGCTGGGTTAGCCCGATAAACCATTTTTATTTTCTCCTCTCCTTTTCTCTTCAAACTATATGATCACATCTCAATCTATCGAGATTTACTGAGGAATCACTACACCGTGGTCTGGAACGAGGACCCTGCCTCTTCTCCTCTCCTCGATAACACCCCCTGCCACGTAGTATTCGCCCGGCTCAAGCTCCGAGTAAACCTCCCTTAACGACTCCAACTCCATTATCTCATTACCAACCCTGGCAAGATATCTTGCAGGTATAAGGGGTGCGGTTATTCTTTCCAACACCTTGAAAAACCCATTGTAAGAAGCATATTCTTCAACCTTATCCACACAGTAATTGTAACCTGTCGACAGCGATACTAGTTTAACGTTAACGTGAACCCCTCCTAGAATAAAATGCAGGAAAGTGTTACGCTTCAGCTTTAAATAGTTCTCCAACGGCATTCTAGAAGAATGCTTCTCTAAATACTCATTGACAATGACGTATTCACCCGCTTTCCTCAGCACACCTTTATTTAAGAGTTCTCTTAGCACCGATGCCGTTTCAACCGTGCTATTGTAGACTATAACGTCCACATCTCTAGGATTCCTCAAACCAAGTATCGAGGAACCGCTCACTTCTACTTCCTCCCCTTTATTCCTAATCAGCTCCGACAGGGTTGATAACAAGTAAGTTACTTGCTGATTCATCCTTACTACCGGCTTAGAGACCTCGGCTAATGGAATTAGCGGGGCAGTCCGCTTAATGCAGTCCCAAAACCTCATCGATTCTGCAAGCCATTTTATCTCATGATGGTAGAGTTTTCCACCGTTGATCAGGTCATATCTCGGATATGCTACAACCGCGTCTCCTGGGTGCTGATAACCTTTTACAACCCATCCCAACCCTCTATATAAAAGGACTTCGCCTTCCAAGAGTCGAAGCGTTATGGGAACACACCCCATCCATTTCTTTCAGTGCCAGTCTGCGATGTGAATGTGGTCTTTAACCTCTATCAAGCATTCTCCATATATCTTATTCAGCACAACCTTAGTGACAACGTCTTGAGGTGCTCCGTAATAGGCCTGGCCGCTGCCAAGTACTAGGATCTTAGAGGTGTAAGGCATGAGGAGCATGGGGTCGTGTGAGCTTAAGATTACGAGTTTTTCATTGGATATTCGGCCAAAAAGATCAGCCATTATTTTCCTTCCCTCAGGGTCTATGTTGGAGAGTGGCTCGTCGAGGATTATGATTGGGGTGTCGAGCATTAATGTGCGAGCTATCATTAATCGCTGGAACTGGCCTCCTGAAAGCCTCGAAATCTTTGAAGCCCATAATTGCTCCTCGAGCCCGACTAGCTTCAATGCCTGCGCTATCCTATCGGAGCTGACTTTTCTCCCAAATACGCGGGGCCATTTACTGTTTAACCTCATGCAACACTCCATGAACTCGAAAACCGTTAGGGGGAGATTCCTAGGGATTTCAAACCTCTGTGGAAGATATGCGACCATCCCCTTCAATTTCTGGGTTGAACCAGTAACATCGTCATTATCTATGAGGATTCTGCCTTTGCTCGGCTTTAGCAATCCCAGGATCGTGAGGAAAAGGGTTGTTTTGCCAGCGCCGTTGGGGCCGATTACTTGGATCAAACCGGGGCCTTGGAATTCGGCTGTAAAGTTCTCTACGATTTTTTTCTCTCCACGTATAATGGTTAAATTTTCAAGCAAAATCTTCATGGTCATCCCTGTGCACAAATTATTTTAAAGGGTTTAAATTTATTTATGCACAATGTGGTGTTAGGGTTGAGAAAGGCTTTAATAGTATTCCTCATCATCGGCTTGATATGGCTGCCCTCGTACCATGGTGAAGATCAAGGATTAACCATTGTCGCAACGTTTTCAAGCCTTGTCCCAGATATTTCCCTAATCACGTGTCCCGGCGATACTGTCAAAGGCTTGATTCCAGCCGGAGTTGATCCCCATGAATACATGCTGACCCCTGATGATGTGAATTATTTGAAGAAAGCCGATGTGATCGTTTCAACGGCTCATACGCATGCTGAGTTGCAAATTAAGGAGCTTGTAAACGCTGGCGAGCTTGATGGACGCCTTGTAGAGGTTTCCAGTATTAGCGGAATTAGATTGTTGAAGAATCCTAACACTGGACAACCCAA
This region of Thermosphaera aggregans genomic DNA includes:
- a CDS encoding metal ABC transporter ATP-binding protein encodes the protein MTMKILLENLTIIRGEKKIVENFTAEFQGPGLIQVIGPNGAGKTTLFLTILGLLKPSKGRILIDNDDVTGSTQKLKGMVAYLPQRFEIPRNLPLTVFEFMECCMRLNSKWPRVFGRKVSSDRIAQALKLVGLEEQLWASKISRLSGGQFQRLMIARTLMLDTPIIILDEPLSNIDPEGRKIMADLFGRISNEKLVILSSHDPMLLMPYTSKILVLGSGQAYYGAPQDVVTKVVLNKIYGECLIEVKDHIHIADWH